The Alosa sapidissima isolate fAloSap1 chromosome 8, fAloSap1.pri, whole genome shotgun sequence genome contains a region encoding:
- the LOC121715716 gene encoding protein BTG3-like: MKKEFEAAGAFLKNLVKRSDKLNSEQADVFVEHLIDILQEKYKAHWYPENPTKGQAFRCIRVNGHHSKDAELLLACQKSGVQYCYLGLPLELTLWVDPGEVSCR; encoded by the exons ATGAAGAAAGAATTTGAAGCAGCAGGGGCATTCCTGAAAAATCTGGTTAAAAGGTCTGACAAGTTGAATTCGGAACAAGCAGATGTCTTTGTAGAACATCTCATAGATATTTTGCAAGAGAAGTACAAAGCTCATTGGTACCCAGAAAACCCCACAAAAGGTCAAGCATTTAG GTGTATTCGTGTCAATGGTCACCATAGCAAGGATGCAGAATTGCTTTTGGCATGCCAGAAAAGTGGTGTACAGTACTGCTACTTAGGCTTGCCTTTAGAACTCACCCTCTGGGTGGATCCAGGAGAGGTCAGTTGCAGGTGA